The following DNA comes from Photobacterium sp. DA100.
AAAGCGACAACGGGGCCCAATAAGCGGGCTTATTGCCAGTTGGTAAAAGCGGACTAGTCCAATGACTAGCCACGCGAAGGGCGAGACAGGCGATGCCATAATTTATCTAGCAGCTTGAAAAGTTCTTCGTTGCTCAGCTCACTAGCACTCTTCTTGGCGATAACGACAAAATCCTTTGCAGGTAGATCGTGCTGCTTCTGGCGGAAACTCTCGCGAACGATACGCTTGAATTTGTTACGGCCAACGGCGGTTTTGATCTGTTTCTTCGGGACTGCCAAGCCAAGACGCGGATGGTCGAGGTTGTTATTGCGGGCAAGAATAGTTAAGTGGGGAGAGCCAGCACGATGAGCTTGCTGGAAGACTTTTTTGTAATGTTCGGGAGTTAACAGACGTAACTCCCGAGAGAAAGCGAGCTTACTCAAAATAATCTAGCGATTACTTAGAAAGACGCTTACGGCCTTTAGCGCGACGAGCATTGATTGTTGCGCGACCGTTCTTAGTAGCCATGCGTGCACGGAAGCCGTGAGTACGCTTGCGCTTTAGAACTGAAGGTTGAAAAGTGCGTTTCATGGTTTTACCTTAAATTAACTGATCAGTTTTTAAGTTTGGTTAGAGTTTAGCGACTGTTTTCAGTCGTTGCCTCTAATCAAAGAGGCGGAATTGTAATCACTGACTCTTAAATAGTCAATAATTATGCCCAGCAGAGAACTGCGGGCGCTGAATTATACTTCCTATACGCCGGAGTGCAAGGATCCTTAGCGGATCCCAACCTGGCTCAGGAACTTTTTCAGCCTCGGATCTTGCGGGTTACCGAAGATCTGATCCGGTGTGCCTTGCTCGACGAAGCTGCCATCGGCCATGAAGATCACCCGATCGGCCACTTCGCGGGCAAATTGCATTTCATGGGTCACCACCAGCATGGTCTGGTGACGGGTTGCCAGCTTCTGCATAAGGCTCAGCACTTCGCCGACCCATTCGGGATCCAGTGCCGATGTCGGCTCGTCAAACAGCAGCAGTTCGGCTTCGAGCGCCATGGCTCGGCCGATGCCGACCCGCTGTTGCTGCCCGCCTGATAGTGCGGCTGGGTAGTGATCGCCCTTGTCGCCCAGGCCGATGTCATCCAGGATCTGCTGCGCCTTCTGATATGCTTCGTTCTTATTCCACCCTTTGACAGTGATCAGCCCCTCGGCGATATTCTGTCGGGCGGTCAGGTGGGCAAACAGGGCATAGTTCTGGAATACGAAGCCGGTTTTGCGCCGCAAGGCCAAGATTTCTTTTTGCCCGGCCTGTTGGCTCTCCACCGAGACATCACCCAGCGTCAGGTGCCCTTCATCAGCGGTTTCCAAGAAGTTGATACAGCGCAGCAGGGTGGATTTACCGGTGCCCGACGGGCCGATCACCACCACGATTTCCCCTTTGCTGATCGTCAGATCCAAGCCGGAGAAAATAGTCGCATCACCAAAGCGCTTGGTCAGGTTTTCAATCTTAATCATCGTGTATAAGCCCTATTGAGTTTGGCTTCCGCCCAGTTTTGTACCCGGGTCAGTACCAGGACGATACCCCAGTAGATCAGGGCGACAGCCAGGAAGGCTTCGAAGAATTTGAAGCTTGAAGAGGCTTCCATCTGGGCTGTTGCCATGATTTCGGCTACCCCGAGGGTGAAGGCCAGCGAGGTCGATTTGATCATGTCGATAAAATAGTTCATCAGCGATGGCAGGGCGACCCGGGTGGCTTGCGGCAGGATGATCCGGCGCATTGCCTGCAGCTCTGTCATACCGATAGATAAGCTGGCCTCACGTTGGCTGCGGTCGATGCCGATAATTGCAGCGCGGATACTCTCGGCCATGTAGGCGGCAAAGTGCAGGCTCAGGCCAATGACTGCCGCGGTAAAGGCATCGAGACCGACAAACACCGGCATGACTTGCGGCAGGCCGTAGTAGAGCAGGAATAACTGGACCAGCAGCGGGGTGCCGCGGAAGAAGCTGATATATAGTTGGCTGAGCTGATCGAGTACCGGAATACGGTAAATGCGCAGCAGGGCCAGTACCAATGCAATGATCAGGGCAAATACCAGGCCCCAAAGTGCCATTCCCATGGTGGTGCCGAGGTATTTGAACAGGATCGGCATCAGGGAAAGCATGTAGTCAAAATCAAAACCCATAGTGGTGTCTTCTTAATTTACCGTGGTTTATCAGCGACAAAGACCCACCCGAGGGTGAGTCTTGTGATAATGAAGGATAGCTGGCGGACTTAGTGGGTAATGTCGGCATCAAACCATTTGATAGAAATCTCTGCCAGGGTACCGTCTTTGCGCATTGCTTCGAGGGCGACGTTGACTTCGTCGCGAAGCTTCTCGCCTTTTTCGCCTTCAACGAATGGCCATGCGTTTTCAATCTTCTCGAATGGTTCGCCAGCCAATTGAAGCGGCAGGTTGGCTTTCTTGATCAGCTCTAGCGATGACAGGCGGTCCATCACGAATGCGTCGGTACGGCCCAGAGCCACATCATGTTCGATACCTGTATCGTAGGTTTTGATTTGGATCTTTCCGTCAGTATCGAGCTGGCGTAGAAGCTGCTCGTAGTTGGAGCCCAGGTTAACCCCGACCGTTTTACCGGCCAGATCATCCGTGCTGCTGATTGCGTCATTGCCCTTGCGGACCACCAGTTGCGCACCATCAATCACATAAGGCTCTGAGAACAGGTACTTGGCCTTACGCTCCTCGGTCATCGTGATCTGGTTGGAAATGGTGTCGATACGACCGGTTTCCAGCAGACCGAACAGGCCTGAGAAGTTAGCGGTAACAAACTCGACATTGTAGTCATTGCGTTTGCCGATCTCGTTCCACAGATCGACTTCAAAGCCTTGCAGCTGATCTTGCTTAACAAAAGTAAAAGGGAAATAGCGTCCTGACATTCCTACTTTCACATCGGTGGCAGCCATCGCGGCTTGGCTAACAGACAAGGTTAGGGCGATTGCAGTCAATGAAGTTGTTACCCAGCTTTTCATCCTGTTTACTCCTCAGGTTGCTGTGATGATGTTCTGTTGGAATCATCCTATCTGTTAATAACAGGTTTCTATAAATAACTTGGAGTTATTTAAAATAACAAAAAGTATGTATGTTGAATGGCTGATGTTCATGGATTTGTGGGTAAGCAGGGGTAAAATTGTGGTGATCGCACGTATAATTGTG
Coding sequences within:
- the rnpA gene encoding ribonuclease P protein component, with translation MSKLAFSRELRLLTPEHYKKVFQQAHRAGSPHLTILARNNNLDHPRLGLAVPKKQIKTAVGRNKFKRIVRESFRQKQHDLPAKDFVVIAKKSASELSNEELFKLLDKLWHRLSRPSRG
- the rpmH gene encoding 50S ribosomal protein L34 yields the protein MKRTFQPSVLKRKRTHGFRARMATKNGRATINARRAKGRKRLSK
- a CDS encoding amino acid ABC transporter ATP-binding protein, with the translated sequence MIKIENLTKRFGDATIFSGLDLTISKGEIVVVIGPSGTGKSTLLRCINFLETADEGHLTLGDVSVESQQAGQKEILALRRKTGFVFQNYALFAHLTARQNIAEGLITVKGWNKNEAYQKAQQILDDIGLGDKGDHYPAALSGGQQQRVGIGRAMALEAELLLFDEPTSALDPEWVGEVLSLMQKLATRHQTMLVVTHEMQFAREVADRVIFMADGSFVEQGTPDQIFGNPQDPRLKKFLSQVGIR
- a CDS encoding amino acid ABC transporter permease, which gives rise to MGFDFDYMLSLMPILFKYLGTTMGMALWGLVFALIIALVLALLRIYRIPVLDQLSQLYISFFRGTPLLVQLFLLYYGLPQVMPVFVGLDAFTAAVIGLSLHFAAYMAESIRAAIIGIDRSQREASLSIGMTELQAMRRIILPQATRVALPSLMNYFIDMIKSTSLAFTLGVAEIMATAQMEASSSFKFFEAFLAVALIYWGIVLVLTRVQNWAEAKLNRAYTR
- a CDS encoding amino acid ABC transporter substrate-binding protein; this encodes MKSWVTTSLTAIALTLSVSQAAMAATDVKVGMSGRYFPFTFVKQDQLQGFEVDLWNEIGKRNDYNVEFVTANFSGLFGLLETGRIDTISNQITMTEERKAKYLFSEPYVIDGAQLVVRKGNDAISSTDDLAGKTVGVNLGSNYEQLLRQLDTDGKIQIKTYDTGIEHDVALGRTDAFVMDRLSSLELIKKANLPLQLAGEPFEKIENAWPFVEGEKGEKLRDEVNVALEAMRKDGTLAEISIKWFDADITH